The following proteins come from a genomic window of Dinoroseobacter shibae DFL 12 = DSM 16493:
- a CDS encoding ABC transporter permease — protein MKARTRKQVRRDQLIGVAVFLVVWEITAQIIDRSLVLPPVTAILAALWDLILSGELIVALSQSIFLLIVGLFVATVIGFVLGALIARSRTAYWMLNPYLSALFVTPTIALVPLVLVWFGFGFPGRVIVVVLAAVVPILFSVASGLRDSPGDLIDVARSFGVKGEIALLFKVRIRAALPVLLAGLRLAAGRGVVGMAVAETYLRLGGIGGLIKSYGAMFQTDYVFASILPLSLLGIAMVSAIGWVERRLHWT, from the coding sequence GTGAAGGCCCGCACCCGCAAGCAGGTCCGGCGCGATCAACTGATCGGCGTGGCGGTGTTTCTGGTCGTCTGGGAGATCACCGCGCAGATCATCGACAGGTCGCTCGTCCTGCCGCCGGTGACCGCGATCCTGGCGGCCCTGTGGGATCTGATCCTCAGCGGCGAGCTGATCGTGGCCCTGAGCCAGAGCATCTTCCTGCTGATCGTGGGGCTCTTCGTGGCAACGGTGATCGGCTTCGTTCTGGGCGCACTCATCGCGCGCTCCAGGACCGCCTACTGGATGCTCAACCCGTATCTCAGCGCGCTCTTCGTGACGCCCACCATCGCGCTGGTGCCGCTGGTCCTGGTCTGGTTCGGCTTCGGCTTTCCGGGCCGGGTGATCGTGGTCGTGCTGGCGGCGGTGGTGCCGATCCTGTTCAGCGTGGCCTCGGGGCTGCGGGATTCCCCGGGCGACCTGATCGACGTGGCGCGGTCCTTCGGCGTGAAGGGGGAAATCGCCCTTCTGTTCAAGGTCCGCATCCGCGCCGCCTTGCCGGTGCTGCTGGCCGGTCTGCGACTGGCGGCCGGGCGCGGCGTGGTCGGCATGGCCGTGGCGGAAACCTATCTGCGCCTCGGCGGGATCGGCGGGCTGATCAAATCCTACGGCGCGATGTTCCAGACCGATTACGTCTTCGCCTCCATCCTGCCGCTGTCGCTGCTGGGCATCGCCATGGTCTCGGCCATCGGCTGGGTCGAGCGTCGGCTGCATTGGACATGA
- a CDS encoding ABC transporter permease — protein MMKTLSRPSVLLPLLSLVVVFGAWELVGRSINPLLFAPPSEVARQFGELMRSGELLDATKITVQALFLGYFLAVIVGIPFGIAMGALPRFGDILQPYLYAIFSTPRVVVVPLIVVWFGIGFEARLFLVFFWSMIAISVNTAQGVRHARPDLVEVAHSFQASRLQMARHVLIPGAIPFVVSGLRIGAERAIVGVIIGEMFLQIVGLGGVITKGSTELLPAKMLCAVAVIAVLGTIIVTALDTFEKRFQVWKGPT, from the coding sequence ATGATGAAAACCCTCTCCCGCCCCAGCGTTCTGCTGCCGCTCCTGAGCCTCGTGGTCGTCTTCGGCGCCTGGGAGCTCGTAGGCCGCAGCATCAATCCCCTGCTCTTCGCGCCGCCCTCCGAAGTGGCCCGGCAGTTCGGTGAACTGATGCGCAGCGGCGAGCTTCTGGACGCGACCAAGATCACCGTGCAGGCGCTGTTCCTGGGCTATTTCCTCGCGGTGATCGTCGGCATTCCCTTCGGGATCGCCATGGGTGCCTTGCCCCGGTTCGGCGATATCCTGCAGCCCTATCTTTATGCGATCTTCTCGACCCCGCGCGTGGTGGTCGTGCCATTGATCGTGGTTTGGTTCGGAATTGGTTTCGAGGCCCGGCTGTTTCTGGTGTTCTTCTGGTCGATGATCGCGATCAGCGTGAACACCGCCCAGGGCGTCCGCCACGCGCGCCCCGACCTGGTCGAGGTCGCGCACTCCTTCCAGGCCTCCCGACTCCAGATGGCCCGCCATGTGCTGATCCCCGGCGCGATCCCCTTCGTGGTCTCGGGCCTGCGGATCGGGGCGGAACGCGCCATCGTGGGCGTCATCATCGGCGAGATGTTCTTGCAGATCGTCGGCCTCGGCGGCGTGATCACCAAGGGCAGCACCGAGCTTCTGCCGGCCAAGATGCTCTGCGCCGTCGCCGTCATCGCCGTGCTCGGCACGATCATCGTGACCGCGCTCGACACGTTCGAAAAACGCTTTCAGGTCTGGAAAGGGCCGACCTGA
- a CDS encoding ABC transporter substrate-binding protein, protein MTLSKMTGSLLAGAGLAALLAGSATAKEFDLSGTEVTIGTAQAQVLNLGTLRMIEMLTEWGADVTRVELPNISGLEAIVADRIDIASRSSDEILAGQSRGVDVVAFAAPISTMHYAVVSTPGIDSLEDLRGQSIATSGPGGFNGMLFRYMLTQAGLEPEVDVAIVPVGGSSERAAAIMAGQVQATVVFIDNWLALREQGANAQLLGYVADLVPGLSSRAVFAPRDYLAANEDLVTAIACANLEVNAWINSNKDDFVAYAMDNVRGANEDAVSAFYDVAMEINMFPTAPRELLDVSGYQALADLMYAGGELDDQLDASGFVDFTYVDRAAEMGCGTGAM, encoded by the coding sequence ATGACCCTTAGCAAGATGACCGGATCGCTCCTGGCCGGCGCGGGCCTCGCCGCGCTGCTGGCCGGCAGCGCCACCGCCAAGGAGTTCGACCTGAGCGGCACCGAGGTGACCATCGGCACCGCGCAGGCGCAGGTCCTGAACCTCGGCACCCTGCGGATGATCGAGATGCTCACCGAATGGGGTGCCGATGTCACCCGGGTGGAGCTGCCCAATATCTCGGGGCTCGAAGCCATTGTCGCGGACCGGATCGACATCGCCTCGCGCAGCTCGGACGAGATCCTCGCGGGTCAGTCGCGCGGCGTCGACGTGGTGGCCTTCGCGGCGCCGATCTCCACCATGCACTATGCCGTGGTCTCGACCCCGGGCATCGACTCCCTCGAAGACCTGCGGGGCCAGTCCATCGCCACCAGCGGCCCCGGCGGCTTCAACGGCATGCTCTTTCGCTACATGCTGACCCAGGCCGGGCTCGAGCCCGAGGTCGACGTGGCCATCGTCCCCGTGGGCGGGTCCAGCGAGCGGGCCGCCGCGATCATGGCCGGGCAGGTGCAGGCGACGGTCGTGTTCATCGACAACTGGCTCGCCCTGCGGGAACAGGGCGCGAATGCGCAGCTTCTGGGCTACGTGGCCGACCTGGTACCGGGCCTGTCCTCGCGCGCCGTCTTCGCCCCGCGCGACTACCTGGCCGCCAACGAGGACCTGGTGACGGCCATCGCCTGCGCGAACCTCGAAGTGAACGCCTGGATCAATTCCAACAAGGACGACTTCGTCGCCTACGCCATGGACAATGTGCGCGGCGCCAACGAGGACGCGGTCTCGGCCTTCTACGACGTGGCGATGGAGATCAACATGTTCCCCACCGCGCCGCGCGAACTGCTGGATGTCTCCGGCTACCAGGCGCTGGCCGACCTGATGTACGCGGGCGGGGAGCTGGACGACCAGCTCGATGCCAGCGGCTTCGTCGACTTCACCTATGTGGACCGGGCCGCCGAAATGGGCTGCGGCACCGGCGCGATGTAA
- a CDS encoding YncE family protein produces MIGPKGTLIVSGRWDDNVAIVDIAQALLPENDGTPNAILSRPRATPDLDLDGDGVPDARASGQPVAVAVDVAARHAYVVCHSGDATPEGAAAYQHGHPGLVTVLDVAAATDPAHDDTLGAVVEFVSTGRTGPVGCALTPDGRALLVNCGEAEGSEDGGDEVTVIDVATRRVTARVPLALNPDHPARSPSPHDSPHESFGHYPNPTGIVISPRAGGVVFVGNGGFSDVSVLDLKAALAGSAEAEINRVAVETGPFGMALSPDGALVAVASRESMSRPTEGGTVSIIDVGRAAARRPDAELARIPVGGTTDEMPSRPFGVAFSQNGSRLVVSCFRTNAISILDVAAACAGKACELHRLYPEAPGGATPRPRGIAVCGPYACVIGGAKEGARSSLVWVVDIAAGTVVGTVTGVGNESYFLAAIPPPST; encoded by the coding sequence ATGATCGGCCCGAAGGGCACCCTGATCGTCAGCGGACGATGGGATGACAATGTGGCGATCGTCGACATCGCACAGGCGCTTCTGCCCGAAAACGACGGCACCCCGAATGCCATCCTGTCGCGCCCGCGCGCCACGCCGGACCTCGATCTCGATGGCGACGGGGTACCCGATGCGCGTGCCAGCGGCCAACCCGTGGCGGTGGCCGTGGATGTCGCCGCGCGCCACGCCTATGTCGTGTGCCACTCCGGCGATGCGACGCCCGAAGGGGCCGCCGCCTACCAGCATGGGCATCCGGGGCTGGTCACGGTGCTCGATGTCGCCGCGGCCACCGATCCCGCCCATGACGACACGCTCGGCGCGGTGGTCGAATTCGTCTCCACCGGCCGCACCGGCCCCGTGGGCTGCGCGCTCACCCCCGATGGCCGCGCCCTTCTGGTGAATTGCGGCGAGGCCGAGGGCAGCGAGGATGGCGGTGACGAAGTCACCGTGATCGACGTGGCCACCCGCCGGGTCACCGCCCGCGTGCCACTGGCCCTGAACCCCGACCATCCCGCGCGAAGCCCCAGCCCCCATGACAGCCCCCATGAGAGCTTCGGCCACTACCCCAACCCCACCGGCATCGTGATCTCGCCGCGTGCGGGCGGCGTCGTCTTCGTCGGCAATGGCGGGTTCAGCGATGTCTCCGTCCTCGACCTCAAGGCCGCCCTCGCCGGGTCGGCGGAGGCCGAGATCAACCGGGTCGCCGTCGAAACCGGCCCCTTCGGCATGGCGCTCAGCCCCGATGGGGCGCTGGTGGCGGTCGCGTCCCGCGAGAGCATGTCGCGCCCGACCGAGGGCGGCACGGTCTCGATCATCGATGTGGGTCGCGCCGCCGCCAGGCGCCCCGATGCCGAGCTTGCCCGCATCCCCGTGGGCGGCACCACCGACGAGATGCCCAGCCGCCCCTTCGGCGTCGCGTTCTCACAGAACGGCAGCCGGCTGGTCGTGTCGTGCTTCCGCACCAACGCGATCTCGATCCTCGATGTCGCCGCCGCCTGCGCCGGCAAAGCTTGCGAGCTGCACCGGCTCTATCCCGAGGCCCCCGGCGGCGCCACGCCCCGGCCCCGCGGCATCGCCGTCTGCGGCCCCTATGCCTGCGTCATCGGCGGGGCGAAGGAAGGCGCGCGCAGCAGTCTCGTCTGGGTCGTGGATATCGCGGCGGGCACCGTGGTCGGCACCGTGACCGGGGTCGGCAACGAATCCTATTTTCTCGCCGCGATTCCACCACCGTCGACATGA
- a CDS encoding TRAP transporter substrate-binding protein has protein sequence MTHLTRRTALGLATAALLVAGTASAQDTLELRMSVESTPGASTQQILAAFRDALQAEMGDAVAIEYFDSGTLGDEIVHMQQVRTGQLDVIPIGSDAVQLDPKFAVFDIPFLFNSRDQVAAVLDGPIGAELDQSFQENAGLKVLGFGEIGFRHITNNVRPVVTPADLEGLKLRTPGSSTRIMSFEMLGASPIKMNIGEVYLALQQGVIDGQENPFGNIAKWSWDEVQKYISLSRHVYTPITLVMNLRTYEGLTDEQRDAVHAAARVAVDSSRAYGAENDASLEAVIRERSPDVELNEIDAASFRDVAKAIGAEIGKTAGEAFTARFVEAASQ, from the coding sequence ATGACACATCTGACAAGAAGAACCGCGCTCGGTCTTGCAACGGCCGCACTGCTCGTTGCGGGCACGGCGAGCGCGCAGGACACCCTGGAGCTGCGCATGTCGGTCGAAAGCACGCCCGGCGCCTCGACCCAGCAGATCCTCGCTGCGTTCCGCGACGCCCTGCAGGCCGAGATGGGCGATGCCGTCGCCATCGAGTATTTCGACAGCGGCACCCTGGGCGACGAGATCGTGCACATGCAACAGGTGCGCACGGGACAGCTCGACGTGATCCCGATCGGCTCCGACGCGGTCCAGCTCGACCCGAAATTCGCCGTCTTCGACATCCCCTTCCTGTTTAACAGCCGCGACCAGGTCGCCGCCGTGCTCGACGGTCCGATCGGCGCCGAGCTGGACCAGTCGTTCCAGGAAAACGCGGGGCTGAAGGTGCTGGGCTTCGGCGAGATCGGCTTCCGGCACATCACCAACAACGTGCGCCCGGTCGTGACCCCGGCGGACCTGGAGGGGCTGAAACTCCGCACCCCCGGCAGCAGCACGCGGATCATGTCCTTCGAGATGCTGGGCGCCTCGCCGATCAAGATGAATATCGGGGAAGTCTACCTGGCCCTGCAGCAGGGCGTGATCGACGGGCAGGAAAACCCCTTTGGCAACATCGCGAAATGGTCCTGGGACGAGGTCCAGAAATACATCTCCCTGTCGCGCCACGTCTACACGCCCATTACCCTGGTGATGAACCTGCGCACCTATGAGGGGCTGACCGACGAACAACGCGACGCGGTCCATGCCGCCGCACGCGTGGCCGTGGACTCGAGCCGTGCCTACGGGGCCGAGAACGACGCCTCGCTCGAGGCCGTGATCCGCGAGCGGTCCCCGGATGTCGAACTCAACGAGATCGACGCCGCCAGCTTCCGGGACGTGGCCAAGGCCATCGGCGCCGAGATCGGCAAGACCGCGGGCGAGGCGTTCACCGCGCGCTTCGTCGAAGCCGCGTCCCAGTAA
- a CDS encoding TRAP transporter small permease, translating to MTQPDTDRDAEALAARLDQSARRMELADPDAGLGRLDRAINRVVEAIGVLALVLIVGVVFANASARYLLNFSFTWAEELVQMTIPWLAMSGVFLSVRRGTVIRIDFFYEKMPARLRPVVARAGLAFNCLVLAVMAYVSFDFVRLFGGDKTLYVGLPTGVSTSALVFGAAGVAMAYAAAFVSAFLGRTTNRNGHTP from the coding sequence ATGACGCAACCAGACACCGACCGGGATGCAGAGGCCCTCGCGGCCAGGCTCGACCAGTCCGCCCGCAGAATGGAGCTTGCCGATCCCGACGCAGGCCTCGGCCGCCTCGACCGCGCGATCAACCGCGTGGTGGAAGCCATCGGCGTGCTGGCGCTGGTGTTGATCGTCGGCGTCGTCTTTGCCAACGCCTCGGCGCGCTACCTGCTGAATTTCAGTTTCACCTGGGCCGAGGAGCTGGTGCAGATGACGATCCCCTGGCTTGCCATGTCGGGCGTGTTCCTGTCGGTGCGCCGCGGCACGGTGATCCGGATCGACTTCTTCTATGAAAAGATGCCCGCCCGCCTGCGCCCCGTCGTGGCGCGCGCCGGTCTGGCCTTCAACTGCCTGGTGCTGGCGGTCATGGCCTATGTCTCCTTCGACTTCGTCCGGCTCTTCGGCGGGGACAAGACCCTCTATGTCGGGCTGCCCACGGGTGTCTCCACCTCCGCCCTGGTGTTCGGCGCCGCGGGCGTGGCCATGGCGTATGCCGCCGCCTTCGTCAGCGCCTTCCTCGGCCGGACGACCAACCGGAACGGACATACCCCATGA
- a CDS encoding TRAP transporter large permease, which produces MTPLLGAGLSIVLLCGLLVFRIPMIVAIMSVVFFSNFMSGAWMLTLPQTMMSGISRFVLIALPLFVLAGGIMNAGGISGRLFEFARALVGSLRGGLAHVNVVTSMFFGGMIGSSTADLAGTGSIVIPEMRKNGYPADFSAALTASSAGIGPMIPPSSPMILYSAMTGVSLGALFLAGLIPGLLLGFLLMLIVAWLAKRNRWEAYAAFSLSEVVRTGRRAILSFGMPLIIVGGLVVGIFTPSEAGAFAVVYALVLATVVHRMLDFRGLYRVLANAVQLSGELLIIVGLSFALGSALTNARVPEFLVEFIDFATVIDSMYFRLLVLLALAILAGMILDPLIPVLMPIILPTLIFYEVDLVHFGVLMVIAVVIGQVTPPLAIALIIAGKIADIDQIRVMKANMPFFLGIVAFLLFAIAVPGLATWLPDLMRN; this is translated from the coding sequence ATGACCCCCCTGCTCGGCGCCGGCCTTTCCATCGTGCTTCTGTGCGGCCTGCTGGTCTTCCGCATCCCGATGATCGTCGCGATCATGTCGGTCGTGTTCTTCAGCAACTTCATGTCCGGCGCCTGGATGCTGACCCTGCCGCAGACGATGATGTCGGGGATCAGCCGCTTCGTGCTGATCGCCCTGCCGCTTTTCGTGCTGGCGGGCGGGATCATGAATGCCGGGGGGATCTCCGGGCGACTGTTTGAATTCGCCCGCGCGCTGGTCGGCTCGCTCCGGGGCGGGCTGGCCCATGTCAACGTGGTCACCAGCATGTTCTTCGGCGGCATGATCGGCTCGTCCACCGCCGATCTCGCCGGCACCGGGTCCATCGTGATCCCCGAGATGCGCAAGAACGGCTACCCGGCGGATTTCTCGGCGGCGCTGACGGCCTCCTCGGCGGGGATCGGCCCGATGATCCCGCCCAGCTCGCCCATGATCCTCTACTCGGCCATGACCGGCGTGTCCCTGGGCGCGCTGTTCCTCGCGGGCCTGATTCCGGGTCTTTTGCTGGGCTTTCTGCTGATGCTGATCGTGGCCTGGCTGGCCAAGCGCAACCGGTGGGAGGCCTATGCCGCCTTCTCCCTGTCGGAAGTGGTCCGCACCGGGCGCCGCGCGATCCTGTCCTTCGGAATGCCCCTGATCATCGTCGGCGGGCTCGTGGTCGGCATCTTCACCCCGTCCGAGGCCGGCGCCTTCGCCGTGGTCTACGCCCTTGTGCTGGCCACGGTCGTCCACCGGATGCTCGATTTCCGCGGGCTCTACCGGGTGCTGGCCAACGCGGTCCAGCTCAGCGGCGAGCTGCTGATCATCGTCGGGCTGTCCTTCGCCCTCGGCTCGGCCCTGACCAACGCCCGGGTCCCGGAATTCCTGGTGGAGTTCATCGACTTCGCCACCGTGATCGACAGCATGTATTTCCGGCTGCTGGTGCTGCTGGCGCTGGCGATCCTGGCGGGGATGATCCTCGATCCGCTGATCCCGGTGCTGATGCCGATCATCCTGCCGACGCTGATCTTCTACGAGGTCGACCTGGTGCATTTCGGCGTGCTGATGGTGATCGCCGTTGTGATCGGGCAGGTGACACCGCCCTTGGCCATCGCCCTGATCATCGCCGGGAAGATCGCGGATATAGACCAGATCCGGGTGATGAAGGCGAACATGCCCTTCTTCCTCGGCATCGTCGCCTTTTTGCTCTTCGCCATCGCGGTGCCGGGCCTCGCGACCTGGCTGCCTGACCTGATGCGCAACTAG
- a CDS encoding gamma-glutamyltransferase family protein: MSLRHDALYASRRSPVLADNVVSTSHPLAAQAGLSMLARGGNAVDAAIAAAAVLTVVEPTGNGLGSDAFCILWDGSELHGLNASGAAPAGWTPERFAGLDAIPFRGWESVTVPGAVSAWAELAGRFGTLDLPTLLAPAIGYAEDGFVVTPVIGELWARGAEMLSAQPGFAANFMPGGRAPRAGERYRNPDHARTLQTIAESGGRAFYEGVLAERIAAFAAEHGAALSAADLAAHRPEWCGTISGGFDAQELHEIPPNGQGIAAIMALGMLEQTGIRDLGPDDPRALHLQIEAIKLAFADLYRYVADGRWMAQVTAADLIDRGYLAERGRLIDPERAQEHGPGAPKHGGTVYLSTADASGMMVSFIQSNYSGFGSGVVVPGTGISLQNRGAGFSLEPGHPNEVGPGKRPFHTIIPGFLMQDGAPRMSFGVMGGPMQAQGHVQMVLRTRLWGQDVQTAVDAPRWRFVAGAEVACEEALPAPTRARLTEMGHRISVEPPDSAFGFGGAQLIARLDGGGYAAGSDPRKDGQAVGF; this comes from the coding sequence ATGTCATTGCGTCACGATGCCCTTTATGCCTCTCGCCGGTCGCCGGTGCTGGCCGATAACGTGGTTTCCACCTCGCACCCGCTGGCCGCGCAGGCGGGCCTGTCCATGCTGGCGCGGGGCGGCAATGCGGTGGATGCGGCCATTGCGGCGGCGGCGGTCCTGACGGTGGTGGAGCCGACGGGCAACGGGCTGGGATCGGACGCGTTCTGCATCTTGTGGGACGGGTCGGAACTGCATGGGCTGAATGCCTCGGGCGCGGCTCCGGCGGGCTGGACGCCGGAGCGGTTCGCCGGGCTGGATGCGATCCCCTTCCGCGGCTGGGAGAGCGTGACCGTGCCGGGGGCTGTCAGCGCCTGGGCGGAGTTGGCGGGCCGGTTCGGGACGCTGGACCTGCCGACCCTGTTGGCCCCGGCAATCGGTTATGCGGAGGACGGGTTCGTCGTCACCCCGGTCATTGGCGAGCTGTGGGCGCGGGGGGCGGAGATGCTGTCGGCGCAGCCGGGCTTTGCCGCGAATTTCATGCCCGGCGGGCGCGCGCCCCGGGCCGGGGAGCGGTATCGCAACCCCGACCATGCGCGCACCCTGCAGACGATTGCCGAGAGCGGGGGCCGTGCCTTCTACGAAGGGGTTTTGGCGGAGCGGATCGCCGCGTTTGCCGCCGAACACGGCGCGGCGCTGAGCGCGGCCGACCTGGCCGCCCATCGCCCGGAGTGGTGCGGCACGATCTCGGGCGGGTTCGACGCGCAGGAGCTGCACGAGATCCCGCCCAACGGCCAGGGGATCGCGGCGATCATGGCGCTGGGGATGCTGGAGCAGACCGGTATCCGCGATCTCGGCCCGGACGACCCGCGGGCCCTGCACCTGCAGATCGAGGCGATCAAGCTCGCCTTCGCGGATCTCTATCGCTACGTGGCCGACGGGCGTTGGATGGCGCAGGTGACCGCCGCGGACCTGATCGACCGGGGCTACCTGGCCGAGCGCGGGCGCCTAATCGACCCCGAAAGGGCGCAGGAGCACGGGCCGGGCGCGCCGAAACATGGCGGCACGGTGTATCTGAGCACGGCGGATGCTTCGGGGATGATGGTGTCCTTCATCCAGTCGAATTACTCCGGCTTCGGCTCCGGCGTGGTGGTTCCGGGCACGGGCATCAGCCTGCAGAACCGGGGTGCGGGCTTCAGCCTGGAGCCGGGGCATCCGAACGAGGTCGGGCCCGGAAAGCGGCCCTTTCACACGATTATTCCCGGCTTCCTGATGCAGGATGGTGCGCCGAGGATGAGCTTCGGTGTCATGGGCGGGCCGATGCAGGCCCAGGGCCATGTGCAGATGGTGCTGCGCACCCGGCTTTGGGGTCAGGACGTGCAGACGGCGGTGGATGCGCCGCGCTGGCGTTTCGTGGCGGGTGCGGAGGTGGCCTGCGAAGAGGCCCTGCCCGCCCCCACCCGCGCCCGGCTGACCGAGATGGGGCACCGGATTTCGGTGGAGCCGCCCGACAGCGCCTTCGGCTTCGGCGGGGCGCAGTTGATCGCACGGCTGGACGGCGGGGGCTATGCCGCGGGCTCGGACCCGCGCAAGGACGGGCAAGCGGTCGGGTTCTGA
- a CDS encoding tripartite tricarboxylate transporter permease, with protein sequence MEAFMLGAAEVLSLTTLAMMLAGAIAGIIAAAIPGFTVTMAIVLTLPLTFTMDPLQGISVMLSVYVGGYTGGLISAALLGIPGTPSSVATTFDAFPMARGGEPGRALSLGVWASFFGTVISTAVLIVAAPPLAVFAVRLGPWEYFSLIVFALTIVASLVGNSLQRGLIAALIGLAISTIGADPIMGRPRFDMGWELLRAGLPFLVVLIGIFAISQLASEVEDAKAIKRGEKLVDGDIDFKTWSVMREVLSRPVNLVRSSMVGVAIGALPGAGGSIANLVAYDQAKRASKTPEAFGTGTPDGIVASESGNSATAGGGLIPLISLGIPGSAVDAILMASLMVHGISVGPRLIMDNADLVYGMFIAMAVSSLMMLVVCVVSMRAFLRVAEVPKWVVVPVVLVCCVVGSFALNNRVTDLYLLAAIGLVGYALKALDYPLAPLVLGVILGPIAETNLRRALMTDADWTLFLTRPVSLIFLVAAVLSVAWAIRGILKARNQADPGKDPA encoded by the coding sequence ATGGAGGCGTTCATGCTCGGCGCGGCGGAGGTTCTGTCGCTGACCACGCTGGCGATGATGCTGGCCGGTGCGATTGCGGGGATCATCGCCGCCGCGATCCCCGGCTTCACGGTCACCATGGCGATCGTGCTGACCCTGCCGTTGACCTTCACCATGGACCCGTTGCAGGGGATCTCGGTGATGTTGTCGGTCTATGTGGGCGGGTATACCGGCGGGCTGATCTCGGCGGCGCTGCTGGGCATTCCGGGCACGCCGTCCTCGGTCGCGACCACCTTCGACGCCTTTCCCATGGCTCGCGGCGGGGAGCCGGGGCGCGCCCTGTCCCTGGGCGTCTGGGCGTCGTTTTTCGGCACGGTGATCTCGACCGCGGTGCTGATCGTGGCGGCCCCGCCGCTGGCGGTGTTTGCCGTGCGGCTGGGCCCGTGGGAGTATTTCTCGCTCATCGTGTTTGCCCTGACCATCGTTGCGAGCCTCGTGGGAAATTCCCTGCAAAGGGGTCTGATCGCGGCGCTGATCGGGCTGGCGATCTCGACCATCGGGGCGGATCCGATCATGGGGCGGCCCCGGTTCGACATGGGGTGGGAGCTGCTGCGCGCGGGTCTGCCGTTCCTGGTGGTGCTGATCGGGATCTTCGCGATCTCGCAGCTTGCCTCGGAGGTGGAGGACGCCAAGGCGATCAAGCGCGGCGAGAAGCTGGTGGACGGGGATATCGACTTCAAGACCTGGAGCGTGATGCGCGAGGTGCTGTCGCGTCCGGTGAACCTGGTCCGGTCGTCCATGGTGGGCGTGGCCATCGGCGCGCTGCCGGGGGCGGGCGGGTCGATCGCGAACCTGGTGGCCTATGACCAGGCCAAGCGGGCCTCGAAGACGCCCGAGGCGTTCGGGACCGGCACGCCGGACGGGATCGTCGCCTCGGAATCCGGCAATTCGGCCACCGCGGGGGGCGGGTTGATCCCGCTGATCTCGCTCGGCATTCCCGGCTCGGCGGTCGATGCGATCCTGATGGCGTCGCTGATGGTGCACGGGATCTCGGTCGGCCCGCGCCTGATCATGGACAACGCCGATCTGGTCTACGGGATGTTCATCGCCATGGCGGTGTCCAGCCTGATGATGCTGGTGGTTTGCGTGGTCTCGATGCGCGCCTTCCTGCGGGTGGCGGAAGTGCCGAAATGGGTCGTTGTGCCCGTGGTGCTGGTGTGCTGCGTCGTGGGGTCCTTTGCGCTGAACAACCGGGTGACGGACCTCTACCTGCTCGCCGCGATCGGGCTGGTGGGCTATGCGCTCAAGGCGCTGGATTATCCGCTCGCCCCGCTGGTGCTGGGCGTGATCCTGGGGCCGATTGCCGAGACGAACCTGCGCCGCGCGCTGATGACCGATGCGGACTGGACGCTGTTCCTGACCCGGCCTGTCAGCCTGATCTTCCTCGTGGCGGCGGTCCTGTCCGTGGCCTGGGCGATCCGCGGCATCCTCAAGGCCAGAAACCAAGCAGATCCCGGGAAGGACCCCGCCTGA
- a CDS encoding tripartite tricarboxylate transporter TctB family protein, with product MSGTDRQPTAQSGEVARLLSYIALLAVSVGLFIEARAIPTSRFEVLGAGAFPMLVHGCLSLLLIGSIAGSLRKLPGDAYGRFVSDVLLWVRTRRLVIVLFVCLGVYVLSMPVLGYPVATFFFLLVLQVTLAPKTRLAFGIALALALIFSFGLNWLFAEVFNVFLPRGG from the coding sequence ATGTCCGGGACGGATCGGCAGCCTACGGCGCAGTCGGGCGAGGTCGCCCGGCTGCTGTCCTACATCGCCCTGCTGGCGGTGTCGGTGGGGCTGTTCATCGAGGCGCGCGCGATCCCGACCTCGCGGTTCGAGGTGCTGGGTGCGGGGGCATTCCCGATGCTGGTCCATGGCTGTCTGAGCCTGCTGCTGATCGGGTCGATCGCAGGCTCGCTGCGCAAGCTGCCCGGGGACGCTTATGGGCGGTTCGTGTCCGATGTGCTGCTCTGGGTACGGACCCGGCGGCTGGTGATCGTGCTGTTCGTCTGCCTCGGGGTTTATGTATTGAGCATGCCGGTGCTGGGCTACCCGGTGGCGACCTTCTTCTTTCTTCTGGTGTTGCAGGTCACGCTGGCGCCGAAGACGCGGCTGGCCTTCGGCATCGCCCTGGCGCTCGCGCTGATCTTTTCCTTCGGGTTGAACTGGCTCTTTGCCGAGGTGTTTAACGTGTTTCTGCCGCGGGGGGGCTGA